Proteins encoded in a region of the Quercus lobata isolate SW786 chromosome 8, ValleyOak3.0 Primary Assembly, whole genome shotgun sequence genome:
- the LOC115955001 gene encoding uncharacterized protein LOC115955001, with protein MCKVLAGLNFQQLENGKVIEAIIIAIKQGRVEFVTEILIAFLELAWFPEKSTGRNIFMLAVLYRQHEVFQFLCKSPAKYSILAEVDFDSNSILHIATILEPSTRPNKAPGATLLMQREVQWFKQLPYQVATNKNQACQCS; from the exons ATGTGCAAAGTGTTAGCAGGTTTGAATTTTCAACAACTAGAAAATGGTAAGGTTATTGAAGCCATCATCATAGCTATCAAGCAAGGGAGAGTTGAGTTTGTTACTGAAATACTGATAGCATTTCTTGAACTTGCATGGTTTCCTGAAAAATCCACGGGACGAAACATATTTATGCTTGCCGTTCTTTATCGTCAGCATGAAGTATTTCAATTTCTATGCAAATCTCCTGCAAAGTACTCAATATTGGCTGAAGTAGATTTTGATTCAAATAGCATATTACATATTGCAACGATATTAGAGCCTTCCACTAGGCCTAATAAAGCTCCAGGCGCAACTTTGCTTATGCAAAGAGAAGTACAATGGTTTAAG CAATTACCGTACCAGGTGGCAACAAACAAGAATCAGGCTTGCCAATGTTCTTAA